ACTGTCATCTCTGGAGAGCAGCCAATGGCCTCGGCCACGATCGTACCTGAGGGCTTAACCGCATAAGGGTGGGATTCGGAGCCGGTGTAGAGAGCGCCTATCTTCTTAGGATCCACCTGAGGTACCCGGCGCATCATGTTGCGAGCGGCCTCTACCGCAATGGTGACCACATCCTCATCAGGCGCCGGGACCGATTTCGCGTGTATCATCAGGCCCTTTGACATGGCCTCTCCATCCGAGCCCCAGACGCGCCCTATCTCCTGAGGCGTTATCCTATATTTGGGGACATAAGCACCATAGCTAACTATGCCTACCTCCATTTTTCATCCTACTCCATATGCTCTAAGGTCTCCACCAAAACGGGCAGGGAAAGGTCAGTGCGCACCAGGGGCAACCCCTCGAGAGTGGCGAGCCTTATTGCCAGCTCATCCACGTGCTCAGGCCGGTGGTACACCACCATAGCCGGCTTGAGAGGGTGCGCCCTGATGGCTATCATGGGAGAGCGTCCGAAGCGCACACCCGTGAATATCAAGGCGCGTTCGCTGCTCCAACCGTAGATCTTGAGATAATCCATCGACCCCAGGGAGGTTATGGCCTTCATGGAGTCGATGATAGTGTAGCCATGAATGTCGCGCTGCAGGGTCACCTGCTTGGCAAGATTGGTGCCCGCGATGGCCTCCACGAAACGCGAGGCGGGCATGGAGTGCGCGAACTCCTTAATGCTGATGATGCAATCGCTCCTCTCCCCTAGGGAATAGCGACTCTGCACCTTTCCCCCATTAGCGGTGTCGATGTCCAACAGTCCATCCACTATGCGGCGAACAATAGCTATACCAGGGGACCTGCGCCTTCCTGACTCGTAATCGCTGATGACCGAGGGGGAAACGCCAAGCTGCCTTGCCAGCTCCTGTTGTGAGACGCCAAACTCCTCTCGCCATTTGCGAATGGTCTTCCCTGCATCCGAGGAAAGCGTGATCTCACCAGCTATCTTCTCCCTGAGCTGTTCCCGCATGCGTGGCCGAGAAATTATGCCATATTTATAATTGTCGAATATCCCCTACGACTAAAGGCGATGGGGGACTGGAACGATTTCGAGAACGTACACTAGTCAGAGCATGACGAAACAATGAGACGATAAGCCTAGGGCCACCGGATTTGACTTAAATATCATAGGCAAATAATGTTAAATCAATGCCGCTAGGACAAGTGCATCAGGACCTTAACCTGAGAGAGATGGAACGGGTATTCCAGGACCGGAAGGAAGCGG
The genomic region above belongs to Methanomassiliicoccales archaeon and contains:
- a CDS encoding helix-turn-helix domain-containing protein — translated: MREQLREKIAGEITLSSDAGKTIRKWREEFGVSQQELARQLGVSPSVISDYESGRRRSPGIAIVRRIVDGLLDIDTANGGKVQSRYSLGERSDCIISIKEFAHSMPASRFVEAIAGTNLAKQVTLQRDIHGYTIIDSMKAITSLGSMDYLKIYGWSSERALIFTGVRFGRSPMIAIRAHPLKPAMVVYHRPEHVDELAIRLATLEGLPLVRTDLSLPVLVETLEHME